A genomic region of Oceaniferula marina contains the following coding sequences:
- a CDS encoding YbaB/EbfC family nucleoid-associated protein, translating into MDLNKLMQQAQQMQAGMQKTQEELAAKTVEASVGGGKVTVVANGAGDVQSISIDPAVVDPDDVEFLEQLILSGVQEAVTKGKDMAAGEMKKLTGGLGIPGL; encoded by the coding sequence ATGGACCTCAACAAACTCATGCAGCAAGCCCAGCAAATGCAAGCCGGCATGCAAAAAACCCAGGAAGAACTTGCCGCCAAAACCGTCGAAGCCAGTGTTGGAGGCGGCAAGGTAACCGTCGTCGCCAATGGTGCCGGAGACGTTCAATCCATCAGCATCGACCCTGCTGTGGTCGACCCCGATGACGTTGAGTTTCTTGAGCAATTGATCCTCTCCGGAGTGCAGGAAGCCGTCACCAAAGGCAAAGACATGGCCGCAGGTGAAATGAAAAAGCTCACCGGAGGGCTTGGCATCCCCGGATTATAA
- the tgt gene encoding tRNA guanosine(34) transglycosylase Tgt, protein MSFQIHSSCANTSARTGTLTTAHGEIPTPIFMPVGTQGMVKTLSPDELTDVVDARIILGNTYHLYLRPGLDVIRKMGGLHKFSTWDKPILTDSGGFQVWSLAKLRKISEQGVQFANHLDGSKTMLTPELSMEIQATLGSDIAMLFDECPPYPCEEKYAANSLGLTSRWAQRCKDWHVENAAKHVPWMLGTEHAKLETHQRQLIFGIVQGSTFADLREQSAKELVSIGFDGYAIGGISVGEPEHEMIRAIDNAVPFLPTDKPRYAMGLGTPPQMLEMIARGVDMFDCVMPTRVARHGLAFTEDGPIHIKNKAFEFDARPLDETTHPSLQKYSRSFIRHLFRSREMLSLRLLSLHNLHFYLRLMAQAREHIAAGTFETFKDHFIKRYTKN, encoded by the coding sequence ATGTCATTTCAAATCCACAGCAGCTGTGCCAATACCTCGGCGCGCACAGGAACCCTGACCACCGCCCACGGTGAGATTCCGACTCCGATCTTCATGCCCGTCGGGACACAGGGAATGGTCAAAACCCTGTCACCGGACGAACTCACCGATGTCGTGGACGCCCGGATTATCCTGGGCAACACCTACCACCTTTATCTCCGCCCAGGATTGGATGTCATCCGAAAAATGGGAGGCCTGCACAAGTTTTCCACCTGGGACAAACCCATTCTCACCGACTCCGGGGGGTTCCAAGTCTGGTCACTCGCCAAGTTAAGAAAGATCAGCGAACAAGGCGTTCAGTTCGCCAACCACCTCGACGGCTCTAAAACCATGCTCACCCCCGAGCTGAGTATGGAAATCCAGGCGACTCTAGGATCTGACATTGCCATGCTCTTCGATGAGTGCCCACCCTACCCCTGCGAGGAAAAATACGCCGCCAACTCCCTGGGGCTGACCTCCCGCTGGGCACAACGTTGCAAAGACTGGCACGTCGAAAATGCAGCCAAACACGTCCCCTGGATGCTTGGAACTGAACATGCAAAACTGGAAACTCACCAGCGACAATTGATCTTCGGCATCGTCCAAGGCAGCACATTCGCTGACCTGCGCGAGCAATCAGCCAAAGAACTGGTCTCCATCGGCTTCGACGGCTACGCCATCGGCGGAATCTCTGTGGGAGAACCCGAGCACGAAATGATTCGCGCTATCGATAATGCTGTCCCCTTCCTTCCTACAGATAAACCACGCTACGCCATGGGACTTGGCACCCCACCGCAAATGCTAGAGATGATTGCCCGCGGTGTCGACATGTTCGACTGCGTGATGCCCACCCGCGTCGCCCGGCATGGACTGGCATTCACTGAAGACGGCCCCATCCACATTAAAAACAAAGCCTTTGAGTTTGATGCCCGCCCACTAGACGAAACGACCCATCCGAGCCTGCAAAAATACTCACGCTCCTTTATCCGTCATCTGTTCCGTTCACGCGAAATGCTCTCTTTAAGATTGCTTTCCCTGCATAATCTGCATTTCTACCTGCGCCTTATGGCTCAAGCACGGGAGCACATCGCTGCTGGCACTTTTGAGACATTCAAGGACCACTTTATCAAACGCTACACTAAAAACTAA
- the yajC gene encoding preprotein translocase subunit YajC encodes MNSTIQLLAETTSNYQPIIMMVLMFVIFWVVLIRPQQKQRKELAAKQAAIKKGDKVITIGGMHASVNAVNERTISLRLAEGIFVKYDKTAIATVNPEKGKDSK; translated from the coding sequence ATGAATTCAACCATTCAACTCCTCGCCGAAACCACCAGTAATTACCAGCCCATCATCATGATGGTTCTGATGTTTGTGATCTTCTGGGTTGTCCTGATCCGTCCGCAACAAAAACAGCGAAAAGAACTCGCAGCCAAACAGGCAGCCATCAAAAAAGGAGACAAGGTGATCACCATCGGCGGCATGCACGCATCCGTCAATGCGGTCAACGAACGCACAATATCCCTCAGGCTCGCCGAAGGAATTTTTGTCAAATACGACAAAACCGCCATTGCCACCGTGAATCCGGAAAAAGGCAAAGACAGTAAGTAA
- a CDS encoding SecDF P1 head subdomain-containing protein yields the protein MKRLLPFLSCFLSFAYAQVERVDTQYTLRVQPHANTDENAADENTERPPITAREHKQAAFILQKRLRALRLSKSEVTPQDEDLIHVSIPGLSPEEAESVKHALTTPAQLGLKRVHPDNRQLADKVADKEAPLPAGYELKVLHDLDQDGRPTTENLLVRKKADITGSDIKEAQELYGPYEGQLDVTLNEDGAQEMRQVTQAMQLGHDRLAILLDDEVLSAPVVQAVLGEKFQITGMGSVEEAQKFALALKNPLKYPLILIEEKRPPTHILQDPGKQAAP from the coding sequence TTGAAACGCCTGCTTCCATTTCTCTCCTGTTTCCTGTCCTTTGCCTACGCGCAAGTGGAGCGGGTCGACACGCAGTACACGCTGCGTGTTCAGCCTCATGCGAATACGGATGAAAATGCCGCGGATGAAAATACCGAGCGGCCACCCATCACAGCCCGAGAACATAAACAGGCGGCATTTATCCTGCAAAAACGCCTGCGGGCACTCAGGCTCAGCAAGTCGGAGGTCACACCACAAGACGAAGACCTGATCCACGTCAGCATCCCCGGGCTGTCACCGGAGGAAGCCGAGTCGGTTAAACACGCTCTGACCACCCCGGCACAATTGGGGCTCAAGCGTGTCCACCCTGACAATCGTCAACTTGCTGACAAAGTTGCAGATAAAGAAGCCCCTCTGCCAGCCGGATACGAGCTCAAGGTGCTGCACGATCTGGATCAAGATGGCCGCCCCACGACCGAAAACCTGCTCGTCCGAAAAAAGGCCGACATCACAGGTTCCGACATCAAAGAGGCCCAGGAGCTCTACGGCCCCTACGAAGGACAACTCGATGTCACCCTCAATGAGGATGGTGCACAAGAAATGCGACAAGTCACCCAAGCCATGCAGCTTGGGCATGACCGACTCGCGATCCTGCTCGATGACGAGGTGCTGAGTGCCCCCGTTGTTCAGGCCGTTCTAGGTGAGAAATTCCAAATTACGGGCATGGGCTCGGTTGAAGAGGCCCAAAAATTTGCCTTGGCGCTAAAAAACCCGCTGAAGTATCCCCTGATACTCATCGAGGAAAAGCGCCCCCCGACCCACATTCTTCAAGATCCGGGGAAACAGGCAGCTCCTTAG
- the secD gene encoding protein translocase subunit SecD, translating to MLASLFSDDRLLTFLAGLGLLGLFFWYFASDYERRKRNIGSAIVLLIALFSFMSIIPKEQWGNVLKGETPISKAHNLKGGIDLIGGSSFTLRVQPSKGDNGEEIPVTPSAVQQAIQTVEGRLNALGTSDTLIVAQGDDRILVQMPGIAPEEAQRTRETLEKIAKLELKAVHPENRVLANQVAADPENEIIPGYDFKVLKDKDEDGKATSENMLVKSRAALDGTYIVHAQELYGPYEGQLDVTLNDEGASRMFDLTSKMTLQEDRLAIVLDGKVLSAPTVQAILGKKFQITGMGNAKEAKALASALLNPLKNPLIVEEERTVSATLGKETIYSGIYAGIAGLGLTLVFVLLYYRFAGMIALIGLGLNICVLFGTMAMFGFTFTLPGIAGIILTIGVAVDANVIIYERLREELAAGKSIKSAINTAYEKAFSAIFDANITTLITALILFWRASGTVKGFAITLTIGILASMLAALLCTRVLFWWFSDAGMLKKLNFLNLIPQRSFDFLGKRKISFPISAALILAGLTVTGIKGTDALGIDFTGGARIAFQFEDDTHISQPDAQKVIDGLKLTKTASSQEEENNIGHLLTVRCANNEVEAGEEADPEIIVEALRKAFPETLGQRVAVLDDNGAEKKDEAGNTITEWKYQAAKETISASLGSEFLTTAVWALIIGLAAILIYITIRFEFSFALGAFAALFHDLLICLGIVVIYGHEMSLIHVGAFLTIAGYSINDTIVIFDRIREDLQTKRGDVKDVMNQAISSTLSRTVLTSATTFVAVLVLFIFGGTALQDFSFTIMIGVIVGTYSSIFIASPIVYIWTKMRGANLRRELLDANLEAEVNPAKG from the coding sequence ATGCTCGCTTCATTATTTAGTGACGACCGTCTATTGACCTTCCTCGCAGGCCTCGGCTTACTTGGACTGTTTTTCTGGTACTTTGCCTCCGATTACGAACGCCGTAAGCGCAACATCGGATCGGCCATTGTGCTACTTATCGCCCTCTTCAGTTTCATGTCCATCATCCCCAAGGAACAATGGGGCAATGTGCTGAAAGGTGAAACTCCCATCAGTAAGGCCCACAACCTCAAAGGAGGGATCGACCTCATCGGTGGATCATCCTTCACCCTGAGGGTCCAACCCAGCAAGGGTGACAACGGGGAAGAAATCCCGGTCACGCCTTCTGCGGTGCAACAAGCCATCCAAACCGTTGAAGGTCGACTCAACGCCCTCGGAACCAGCGACACCTTGATCGTGGCCCAGGGAGACGACCGCATTCTGGTGCAGATGCCCGGCATCGCTCCAGAAGAGGCCCAGCGCACTCGTGAAACCCTCGAGAAAATCGCCAAACTCGAACTCAAAGCCGTTCACCCTGAAAACCGGGTTCTCGCCAATCAGGTTGCAGCCGATCCCGAAAACGAAATCATCCCCGGCTATGACTTCAAAGTGCTCAAGGACAAGGACGAAGATGGTAAAGCGACCTCGGAAAACATGCTGGTCAAAAGCCGCGCTGCCCTCGACGGAACCTACATCGTTCACGCCCAGGAACTCTACGGCCCCTACGAAGGTCAGCTCGATGTTACCCTCAACGATGAAGGGGCATCCAGAATGTTTGATCTCACCAGCAAAATGACCCTCCAAGAGGATCGGCTCGCCATCGTGCTCGACGGCAAAGTCCTCAGTGCTCCCACGGTGCAGGCAATTCTGGGTAAGAAATTCCAGATCACCGGCATGGGCAATGCCAAAGAAGCGAAAGCGCTTGCCTCGGCCCTGCTCAACCCTCTGAAAAACCCACTCATCGTCGAGGAAGAACGCACCGTGTCCGCCACCCTCGGTAAGGAAACCATCTATTCCGGTATCTACGCCGGTATCGCTGGCCTCGGACTCACACTTGTATTTGTCCTGCTCTACTACCGTTTTGCCGGGATGATCGCCCTGATCGGACTCGGACTGAATATCTGTGTTCTCTTTGGAACCATGGCCATGTTTGGCTTTACCTTCACCCTCCCCGGTATCGCAGGTATCATCCTCACCATCGGTGTGGCTGTGGATGCCAATGTGATCATTTACGAGCGACTCCGAGAAGAGCTCGCCGCAGGAAAATCCATCAAATCCGCCATCAACACGGCCTACGAAAAAGCCTTCTCCGCTATTTTCGACGCCAACATCACCACCCTGATCACCGCTTTGATTCTGTTCTGGCGTGCCAGCGGCACCGTCAAAGGTTTCGCCATCACCCTGACCATCGGTATCCTGGCCTCCATGCTCGCGGCCCTGCTCTGCACCCGTGTGCTCTTCTGGTGGTTCTCCGACGCTGGAATGCTGAAGAAACTTAACTTCCTCAACCTGATCCCACAACGCTCGTTCGACTTCCTGGGCAAGCGCAAGATCTCATTCCCTATCTCTGCAGCCCTGATCCTTGCGGGTCTTACGGTCACGGGAATTAAAGGAACGGACGCCCTCGGTATCGACTTCACAGGCGGTGCCCGAATTGCCTTCCAGTTTGAGGATGACACCCACATCAGTCAGCCCGATGCCCAGAAGGTCATCGATGGTCTGAAACTGACAAAAACAGCCTCATCCCAAGAGGAGGAAAACAACATCGGCCACCTGCTGACGGTTCGTTGTGCCAACAACGAAGTGGAAGCCGGTGAAGAGGCTGATCCCGAAATCATCGTCGAGGCACTCCGTAAAGCCTTCCCTGAAACACTCGGACAGCGCGTTGCCGTTCTCGATGACAACGGCGCTGAGAAAAAAGACGAAGCTGGTAACACCATCACCGAATGGAAATACCAGGCCGCCAAGGAAACCATCAGTGCAAGTCTGGGTAGTGAATTCCTCACCACCGCCGTATGGGCGCTGATCATCGGCCTCGCCGCGATCCTGATCTACATCACGATCCGCTTCGAGTTCTCCTTTGCTCTGGGTGCCTTTGCAGCCCTCTTCCACGACTTGCTGATCTGTCTCGGTATCGTCGTGATCTACGGTCACGAAATGTCACTGATTCACGTCGGTGCCTTCCTGACCATTGCCGGTTATTCAATCAACGACACCATCGTTATTTTCGACCGGATCCGAGAGGACTTGCAAACCAAGCGTGGTGATGTCAAGGATGTCATGAACCAAGCCATCAGCTCCACCCTCTCCCGGACGGTGCTGACCTCAGCCACCACCTTTGTGGCCGTTCTGGTGCTCTTCATCTTTGGTGGAACCGCCCTGCAGGACTTCTCCTTCACCATCATGATCGGCGTGATTGTGGGAACTTATTCCTCGATCTTTATCGCCTCTCCGATCGTTTATATCTGGACCAAGATGCGAGGAGCCAACCTGCGTCGCGAACTGCTTGACGCCAACCTCGAAGCCGAAGTCAATCCGGCCAAAGGCTAA
- the larC gene encoding nickel pincer cofactor biosynthesis protein LarC codes for MKTAYFDCIAGASGDMLLGALIDAGLPVADLESELSKLNLDDFHLHVGKVMKNAFAATKVDVHAHDHAPERHLKDLCEVVENSGVSDRVKERAVRVFTRICQEEARIHNMAVDEVHLHEVGGVDAIVDVVGVLAAVELMGIERVTVSPLPMGRGFIHGAHGQIPLPAPATLGLLKGVPICGSPIDVEFVTPTGAALLTELADAWGVLPSMTLQEVGYGAGTRDLEIPNVLRVLIGASSESGAWQSESITVLETHLDNDRGETLGHAFEKIMEAGALDVVSIPAQMKKNRPAHVVKVLAKPEDADRLERLLFEETSTLGVRRSDTRRDALHRDFDTVDTRYGKIQVKVAKLPSGALRATPEYEDCRKAAEEHGVSLHTVTHEAEHAAAHKFGIPH; via the coding sequence ATGAAAACTGCCTATTTCGACTGTATTGCCGGGGCCAGTGGCGACATGCTGCTAGGAGCTCTGATTGACGCGGGTTTACCGGTCGCTGATCTGGAATCCGAACTATCCAAGCTGAATCTCGATGATTTTCATCTACACGTGGGTAAGGTAATGAAAAATGCCTTTGCCGCCACCAAAGTGGATGTGCATGCCCATGACCATGCGCCTGAGAGGCATTTGAAGGACCTTTGTGAAGTCGTTGAAAACTCGGGTGTTTCGGACAGGGTGAAAGAGCGCGCCGTTAGGGTCTTTACCCGTATTTGCCAAGAGGAGGCCAGAATTCACAATATGGCCGTGGACGAGGTTCACTTGCATGAGGTGGGAGGGGTGGATGCCATTGTCGACGTCGTAGGGGTTCTCGCTGCCGTAGAACTGATGGGCATTGAACGTGTGACGGTATCTCCCTTGCCGATGGGACGGGGCTTTATCCATGGTGCTCACGGTCAGATTCCGCTCCCTGCACCGGCGACCTTGGGTTTACTTAAGGGCGTGCCGATTTGCGGATCTCCGATTGATGTCGAGTTTGTTACACCCACGGGCGCTGCTTTGCTAACGGAGCTAGCCGATGCCTGGGGAGTATTACCCTCAATGACTTTGCAGGAGGTGGGGTACGGTGCCGGAACCCGCGATCTGGAAATTCCGAATGTGCTTCGCGTTCTGATAGGGGCGTCTTCCGAAAGTGGTGCGTGGCAGAGCGAATCGATCACGGTGTTGGAAACCCACCTCGACAATGACCGAGGTGAAACACTTGGTCACGCCTTTGAAAAAATAATGGAGGCTGGGGCCCTCGATGTGGTTTCCATCCCAGCTCAGATGAAGAAAAACCGCCCAGCGCATGTGGTTAAAGTGCTGGCAAAACCTGAAGACGCAGACCGACTGGAACGCCTCTTGTTTGAAGAAACCTCAACCTTGGGGGTTCGCAGGAGTGATACCCGGCGCGATGCCTTGCACCGTGATTTTGACACCGTGGACACCCGCTATGGTAAGATCCAAGTGAAAGTGGCGAAACTTCCCAGTGGTGCACTCAGAGCAACTCCAGAATATGAAGATTGCCGCAAGGCTGCGGAAGAACACGGGGTGTCACTGCATACCGTGACCCACGAGGCGGAACATGCCGCCGCGCATAAATTCGGCATTCCACATTGA
- the larB gene encoding nickel pincer cofactor biosynthesis protein LarB yields MFEKNHSTLDTERLTRQGFPEVVYCEGKSAGQIIDNLRALADAHGRALGTRLPTDRAEEVLQALPEARYDALGRTIVLGDNGPTVNSSSSVALVSAGTSDLPVAMEASASLSFLGHTVTAYTDIGVAGIHRTLDRMDDIRKASVVIVVAGMEGALPTVVGGLVSAPVIAVPTSVGYGASFHGLAAMLGMLNSCASGLVVVNIDNGFGAAMAAHRILTHQHQSLS; encoded by the coding sequence ATGTTTGAGAAAAACCATAGCACCTTGGATACCGAACGCCTGACCCGTCAGGGGTTTCCCGAGGTCGTTTACTGCGAAGGTAAATCGGCAGGTCAGATTATCGATAACTTGAGGGCCTTGGCTGATGCTCACGGTCGGGCGCTTGGCACTCGATTGCCAACTGATCGTGCAGAGGAGGTGTTGCAGGCGCTTCCAGAGGCTCGATATGATGCCTTGGGGCGCACGATTGTGCTCGGGGACAACGGCCCCACTGTGAATTCCTCTTCTTCGGTGGCTCTGGTCTCGGCCGGGACGTCGGATTTGCCCGTTGCCATGGAAGCCTCGGCCTCGCTTTCTTTCCTTGGCCACACGGTCACAGCGTATACGGATATTGGAGTGGCCGGCATTCATCGGACGCTTGATCGGATGGATGATATCCGTAAGGCTTCGGTCGTGATTGTCGTTGCCGGGATGGAGGGGGCACTTCCCACCGTGGTGGGGGGGCTGGTTTCAGCTCCAGTTATTGCGGTTCCCACCAGCGTGGGTTATGGGGCTTCTTTTCATGGCTTGGCTGCCATGTTAGGTATGCTTAATTCCTGTGCTTCCGGGTTGGTGGTCGTCAACATCGACAATGGATTTGGCGCAGCCATGGCGGCCCACCGTATACTCACTCACCAACACCAATCATTATCATGA
- the larE gene encoding ATP-dependent sacrificial sulfur transferase LarE, producing the protein MNQQQQRARVESILRDCGSVLVACSGGVDSVLLAAVAAKVLGDKAAAVTAVSPSLASGELEDVRVAAEAVGIRHIEVATSELENPDYAANATDRCFHCKNIAYSTFTELASREGVACIVDGTNADDCGDFRPGRRAAREHGVRSPLAEAGMGKEAIRAWANELGLQVWDKPASACLSSRVPYGSPVTLEKLNRIDRAESELKTLGFRQCRVRDHGEVARVEIEPSGMIRLLDMREEVAAALKKAGFAYVSMDLDGFRSGSMNEVIQTKSE; encoded by the coding sequence ATGAATCAGCAGCAACAACGGGCGAGGGTTGAATCGATTTTGAGGGATTGTGGTAGTGTTTTGGTTGCCTGCTCCGGGGGTGTTGACAGTGTGCTGTTAGCTGCCGTGGCTGCAAAGGTGCTCGGAGATAAGGCTGCCGCTGTGACCGCTGTTTCTCCCAGCTTGGCATCCGGTGAACTCGAAGATGTCAGAGTGGCGGCGGAGGCCGTGGGGATCCGTCATATTGAAGTGGCGACCAGCGAGCTTGAGAATCCGGATTATGCCGCGAATGCTACAGATCGCTGTTTTCACTGTAAAAACATCGCTTACAGCACTTTTACCGAGTTGGCATCACGGGAAGGGGTAGCCTGCATTGTTGACGGAACCAATGCCGACGATTGTGGCGACTTTCGCCCGGGGCGACGAGCTGCGCGTGAGCACGGTGTTCGCAGTCCTCTGGCCGAAGCCGGGATGGGCAAAGAGGCAATTCGTGCATGGGCGAATGAACTTGGGCTTCAGGTTTGGGATAAACCCGCGTCGGCCTGTTTATCGTCGAGGGTGCCATACGGGTCGCCTGTTACGCTCGAAAAGCTCAACCGCATCGACCGTGCAGAGTCTGAACTCAAAACCCTTGGGTTCCGTCAGTGTCGGGTCAGGGATCATGGGGAAGTGGCGCGTGTGGAAATTGAGCCATCCGGGATGATTCGCTTACTGGACATGCGTGAGGAGGTAGCGGCCGCTTTGAAAAAGGCAGGGTTTGCCTATGTTTCGATGGATCTCGACGGTTTCCGGTCAGGGAGTATGAATGAAGTGATTCAAACAAAATCAGAATAG
- a CDS encoding 4Fe-4S binding protein, which produces MSVAIYRKIRILIGALVLASCTLVFVDISHWLSVPMARASLFLQFTPSLLSLVQGLAWFGAGAVVVVLLTLLFGRIYCAMLCPMGVLMDFSAWLARRTGKKRKLPHTKNRKYLRLTVAILCFGGLLVGTAIPLGFLDPYSLFGKVVSASARPVLAWMNHQLSSTGVVQPVDISPVSWLSFVLALVILAVIVLLAIYRGRLWCNTFCPVGAVLGFFSKHSLFRLQIANSACVACSMCERVCPAQCIDFRNHRIDHSRCVMCLDCVSSCRRSGITLRRGSSKGGDETAVEGKIKMKKTNQTCQKVTAKATSELAPTEIPSMGPSLSRRFFLSSTLALPAASLITEKDLPDALDQHNKRAVLPPGAKSLAHFQNFCTGCQLCVTHCPDQVLKPSITQHGLAGFLQPYQDFSVSFCSYNCSNCSQVCPTGAIQPLTIDERRAVRTGMVRFFKGRCVVKTEGTSCGACSEHCPTQAVHMVPWKDGLTIPEIEPDLCIGCGGCEFICPVRPEKAIIVEGLEVHERAKVIELGKENTVRELEEEFPF; this is translated from the coding sequence ATGAGTGTAGCTATTTATCGGAAGATTCGCATTCTTATCGGCGCTCTGGTTCTTGCCAGTTGCACGCTGGTATTTGTCGATATCAGCCATTGGCTATCGGTGCCGATGGCCAGGGCTAGTTTGTTTTTGCAATTCACGCCTTCCTTATTGAGCCTTGTTCAAGGCTTGGCCTGGTTCGGAGCGGGGGCGGTCGTGGTGGTTCTTTTGACGCTTCTTTTTGGTCGTATCTATTGTGCGATGCTCTGTCCCATGGGGGTGCTCATGGATTTTTCCGCGTGGTTGGCACGGAGAACAGGTAAGAAGCGCAAACTTCCTCATACAAAAAACCGCAAATACCTCCGTCTGACCGTGGCCATTCTATGTTTTGGGGGATTGCTTGTCGGAACGGCGATACCTCTTGGGTTTCTAGACCCCTACAGCCTGTTTGGTAAGGTGGTCAGCGCCAGCGCCCGTCCTGTGCTAGCTTGGATGAACCACCAACTTTCCAGTACCGGCGTGGTTCAGCCGGTGGATATTTCTCCCGTATCTTGGCTGTCATTTGTTTTGGCACTGGTGATCCTCGCTGTGATTGTGCTGTTGGCAATTTACCGTGGGCGGTTGTGGTGCAATACCTTTTGTCCGGTTGGTGCCGTGCTCGGATTTTTCTCAAAACACTCTCTGTTCCGCTTACAAATTGCCAATTCAGCGTGTGTTGCCTGCTCGATGTGTGAGCGTGTCTGCCCGGCGCAATGTATCGATTTTCGAAATCATCGCATCGACCACTCACGCTGCGTGATGTGCCTTGATTGTGTGAGTTCATGTCGACGTAGTGGGATTACACTACGTCGTGGCTCTTCCAAGGGGGGGGATGAAACAGCCGTGGAGGGGAAGATAAAAATGAAGAAGACGAATCAGACCTGTCAAAAGGTCACAGCGAAGGCTACCTCTGAGCTTGCCCCGACTGAGATCCCATCCATGGGCCCTTCACTCAGTCGTCGGTTTTTTCTTTCGTCTACGCTTGCTCTTCCTGCTGCGTCCTTGATTACAGAGAAAGATCTACCGGATGCGTTGGATCAACACAATAAACGTGCGGTTTTGCCACCGGGAGCCAAGTCACTGGCGCATTTTCAAAACTTCTGTACCGGTTGCCAGTTGTGTGTGACTCATTGTCCGGATCAAGTGCTCAAACCATCCATCACCCAGCATGGGTTGGCTGGGTTTCTGCAGCCCTATCAGGATTTCTCCGTTTCGTTCTGTTCCTACAATTGTTCTAACTGCTCCCAGGTTTGTCCAACGGGTGCGATTCAACCGTTGACCATTGATGAACGGCGCGCTGTGCGTACTGGGATGGTTCGTTTTTTTAAAGGCCGTTGTGTTGTCAAAACCGAAGGAACCTCCTGCGGGGCTTGTAGCGAGCACTGTCCGACCCAAGCCGTGCATATGGTCCCGTGGAAGGATGGCCTGACGATCCCTGAGATCGAGCCTGATCTCTGCATTGGTTGTGGCGGATGTGAATTTATCTGCCCGGTTCGCCCGGAAAAAGCCATTATTGTGGAGGGCCTGGAAGTTCATGAGCGGGCCAAGGTGATCGAACTTGGCAAAGAAAATACAGTGCGGGAGCTGGAAGAAGAGTTTCCATTTTGA
- a CDS encoding DUF362 domain-containing protein, translated as MNRRRFIETTAATAAAISWHNPLFAAPEADGEGPWDLVAVRNAGPVEMFNAGIAALGGMQAFVKKGQSVVVKPNIAWDQPPEIPANTNPDLVGAIVKECLKAGASKVTVFDHTCHNWKRAYKTSGIAKAVEDAGGTMAPANLEDHYREVKLPKAKSLKKAQIHKEMLDCDVLINVPVLKHHGGAKLSLCMKNLMGVVWDRRFFHKNGLDQCIADMCFAPRVPDLNIVDAYRILRKNGPQGKAEEDGELAKYLMIGKDMVALDAASAKLYGKKPEELGFVKIADKMGAGHADLSKVKIKRITIDA; from the coding sequence ATTAATCGTCGTCGTTTTATTGAAACCACAGCGGCCACAGCGGCTGCTATTTCGTGGCATAACCCTTTGTTTGCAGCCCCTGAGGCTGATGGCGAAGGCCCCTGGGATTTGGTTGCGGTCCGCAATGCAGGCCCTGTTGAAATGTTTAACGCAGGTATTGCGGCTCTTGGAGGTATGCAAGCCTTTGTAAAAAAGGGGCAGAGTGTGGTTGTTAAGCCAAACATTGCCTGGGACCAACCACCTGAAATTCCGGCCAATACGAACCCGGATCTGGTGGGAGCGATTGTAAAGGAGTGCTTAAAGGCAGGCGCATCCAAAGTCACCGTCTTTGACCATACTTGCCACAACTGGAAACGGGCATACAAAACGAGTGGGATCGCCAAAGCCGTGGAAGATGCCGGAGGCACAATGGCTCCAGCGAATTTAGAGGACCATTACCGGGAGGTCAAACTGCCCAAGGCCAAGTCGTTGAAGAAAGCTCAGATCCATAAGGAAATGCTCGACTGCGATGTCCTGATCAACGTGCCGGTCTTAAAGCACCACGGAGGTGCAAAACTATCACTTTGCATGAAAAACCTGATGGGTGTCGTCTGGGATCGCCGCTTTTTCCACAAGAACGGGCTCGACCAGTGTATTGCCGATATGTGCTTCGCCCCGCGGGTTCCCGATCTCAACATCGTCGACGCCTATCGGATTTTACGTAAAAACGGCCCCCAAGGCAAAGCCGAAGAGGATGGGGAACTGGCGAAATACCTTATGATCGGTAAGGATATGGTGGCTCTCGACGCGGCATCGGCCAAGTTGTATGGAAAGAAACCCGAGGAACTCGGTTTTGTGAAGATCGCGGATAAAATGGGAGCTGGGCACGCAGATCTTTCGAAGGTGAAGATCAAACGCATCACGATCGACGCCTAA